The Roseibaca calidilacus genome has a window encoding:
- the fliD gene encoding flagellar filament capping protein FliD, translating to MTPDLLSSLNKNGTGLQLRELAQTLATAETVPRIERLQRAQDADTLRLSGLGQVRAQLDQLGTRLAEAAGNPVLTVESSTAMLAPRVTDRAALTNGSMFVDVTNLAQPQVLEFSGFTGADQPLAAGSLTLEFGAWSEDAFNANPDREAITIDVAEGATLQDMVRQLDALPGVSAQLFDKGDGTFSLGVASDTGAENALRITAQDLGGPGQALTAFDNASDNQARQVQAARDAQLTVNGISVTRPSNTIADVVPGVELTLNGATSGVLDIGRSETAARQNLQSLVDGLNDTFGLLREVTRNGIGDEARGDLAGDGNLQALDSALRRLVSEPIAGFDDEPVTLAELGVATNRDGSLRLDPPAFDRAFAARAADFDVLFQNKLRALSGQAEVSGNPQAALPAGDYRFAVDGQGRATLDGARMSGFERVDGQMVYTVLDGPARGVSVTAPPDLTSDTIRFGRSFAESLATLMDNAVAESGLIGRREAELDSNVDDRAERIDLFEARATLLEKRYMSRFAAMEQAVSQMNSTGSYLQNLVEMWSNQK from the coding sequence ATGACACCTGACCTACTTAGCAGCTTGAACAAGAACGGCACTGGCCTGCAACTGCGCGAACTTGCGCAAACCTTGGCCACCGCCGAAACCGTGCCGCGCATTGAACGGCTGCAACGCGCACAAGATGCCGACACTTTGCGTTTGTCGGGGCTGGGGCAGGTGCGCGCGCAATTGGATCAGCTTGGCACCCGTCTGGCCGAAGCCGCGGGCAACCCGGTTCTGACGGTCGAAAGCAGCACCGCCATGCTGGCCCCGCGGGTCACGGACCGTGCCGCGCTGACCAATGGCAGCATGTTTGTTGATGTCACAAACCTTGCGCAGCCGCAGGTGCTGGAATTTTCAGGGTTTACGGGTGCTGACCAACCTCTCGCGGCAGGCAGCCTGACTTTGGAATTCGGCGCGTGGTCAGAGGATGCTTTCAACGCAAACCCTGACCGAGAGGCGATCACGATTGACGTAGCGGAAGGCGCGACATTGCAAGACATGGTCCGTCAGCTAGACGCGCTGCCCGGCGTATCGGCCCAGCTTTTCGATAAGGGTGATGGGACATTCTCGCTTGGTGTGGCGTCGGATACCGGCGCGGAAAACGCGCTGCGCATTACCGCGCAGGATTTGGGTGGCCCCGGTCAGGCGCTGACAGCCTTTGACAATGCCAGCGACAATCAGGCCCGGCAGGTTCAGGCGGCACGCGATGCGCAGCTTACGGTGAATGGCATTTCTGTGACCCGGCCATCGAACACGATTGCAGATGTCGTGCCGGGGGTAGAGCTGACGTTGAACGGTGCCACAAGTGGGGTGCTGGACATTGGGCGCAGCGAAACAGCCGCGCGTCAGAATCTGCAATCCTTGGTCGATGGGCTGAATGACACGTTCGGCTTGCTGCGCGAGGTCACGCGCAACGGGATCGGTGACGAAGCCCGCGGCGATCTGGCGGGTGACGGCAACCTGCAAGCTTTGGACAGCGCCTTGCGGCGGCTTGTCTCTGAACCCATTGCGGGCTTTGATGATGAACCCGTCACGCTGGCCGAACTGGGTGTGGCCACCAATCGCGATGGCAGTTTGCGGCTGGACCCGCCCGCCTTTGACCGGGCTTTCGCCGCCCGCGCCGCTGATTTCGATGTCTTGTTCCAGAATAAGCTGCGTGCGCTTTCCGGTCAGGCAGAGGTATCGGGCAACCCGCAGGCCGCCTTGCCCGCAGGCGACTACCGGTTCGCGGTCGACGGCCAAGGGCGCGCAACACTGGACGGCGCGCGCATGTCCGGGTTCGAACGCGTGGATGGACAAATGGTCTATACCGTTCTGGATGGCCCCGCGCGCGGCGTGTCCGTGACCGCCCCGCCCGATCTGACATCTGACACGATCCGCTTTGGCCGCAGCTTTGCTGAATCCTTGGCAACGCTCATGGACAATGCGGTGGCCGAAAGCGGCCTGATTGGCCGCCGAGAGGCCGAACTGGACAGCAATGTGGACGACCGCGCAGAGCGCATTGACCTGTTCGAGGCCCGCGCAACCCTTCTGGAAAAGCGCTACATGTCACGCTTTGCAGCAATGGAGCAGGCCGTATCACAGATGAACTCGACCGGAAGCTATTTGCAAAACCTGGTCGAGATGTGGTCGAACCAGAAATAG
- a CDS encoding OmpA family protein produces the protein MAAKTKSQKVVPIFVEDDDDDEPDCPKCPPVGAPAWMATFADLATLLMAFFVLILAFANFDEVSFKKMTGALREHFGENIVEILPNPESSTVLEMDFKPASNPASPSDSPDPQEAAGPEAEALQALADTLREALEQGEMTVSNENGMVSVRLPEGTGAQDLAQALANTAQEFAGMGPKPESGATGDQAGQGTQPQEDAAPGDTGRSSEARAAIADARLRVALRQLQAQGLVDVERDENKVKVTVGAGGAFPSGSADLTAQARDIMARIAQASVGDGANVTVTGHTDSVPLSGGPFRDNWGLAAARASSVVRELGANGTIEPGRMLAASRGEADPVASNATAQGREANRRIEILFEYGSGDGG, from the coding sequence ATGGCCGCGAAAACCAAATCGCAAAAGGTGGTTCCCATATTCGTCGAGGATGATGACGACGACGAACCGGATTGCCCCAAATGCCCGCCTGTCGGGGCCCCGGCTTGGATGGCGACCTTTGCCGATCTTGCAACGCTGCTGATGGCGTTTTTCGTGCTGATCTTGGCTTTTGCCAATTTTGATGAAGTATCGTTCAAGAAAATGACCGGCGCCCTGCGAGAGCATTTCGGCGAAAACATTGTCGAGATTCTGCCAAACCCCGAAAGCTCTACGGTGTTGGAGATGGATTTCAAGCCTGCATCGAACCCGGCCTCGCCCAGCGACTCGCCAGATCCGCAAGAGGCCGCCGGGCCAGAGGCAGAGGCCCTGCAAGCCTTGGCCGATACCTTGCGCGAGGCTCTGGAACAGGGGGAAATGACCGTATCGAATGAGAACGGCATGGTGTCTGTGCGCTTGCCCGAAGGGACAGGGGCGCAAGACCTTGCGCAAGCCTTGGCCAATACCGCGCAGGAATTCGCGGGCATGGGGCCAAAGCCCGAAAGCGGCGCAACCGGCGATCAGGCCGGGCAGGGCACGCAGCCGCAGGAAGATGCCGCGCCGGGCGATACCGGGCGCAGTTCCGAAGCGCGCGCCGCCATTGCCGATGCGCGCTTGCGCGTGGCGCTGCGCCAATTGCAGGCGCAAGGCTTGGTCGATGTCGAGCGCGATGAGAACAAGGTCAAGGTGACTGTGGGCGCGGGCGGTGCCTTTCCCTCTGGCTCTGCCGATCTGACGGCGCAGGCGCGGGACATCATGGCGCGGATCGCGCAAGCCTCTGTCGGGGATGGCGCCAATGTCACTGTAACGGGGCATACCGACTCTGTTCCGCTTAGCGGTGGTCCGTTCCGCGACAATTGGGGCTTGGCGGCGGCGCGCGCGTCTTCGGTGGTGCGCGAATTGGGGGCCAACGGCACAATAGAGCCGGGGCGCATGTTGGCCGCCAGCCGGGGCGAAGCAGATCCGGTGGCGTCGAACGCAACCGCGCAAGGCCGCGAGGCCAACCGACGCATTGAAATCCTGTTCGAATACGGGTCCGGGGACGGCGGCTAA
- a CDS encoding motility protein A → MDLATIIGYVGALGMVIGAMVLAGGLGPFVDMPSILVVFGGTAFAVLATTSIAIYIRSFKAILLMFKPFALNIEDLVPRMVELATMARKDGMMALEGQQVPDKFFERGLQMLIDGADEGKLVKQLKQDLKSMKARHGATQRAVKAWVDIGPAFGMIGTLIGLVLMLKNMSDVSSIGPAMAIALLTTLYGALLANVLFGPVLTKMESRTEMEVEYRQLVIEGLRGIARGESPRLVEDQLAAALDPAGQEKLRAAA, encoded by the coding sequence ATGGATCTGGCCACAATCATTGGGTATGTCGGTGCGCTCGGCATGGTAATCGGGGCAATGGTCTTGGCCGGTGGGCTTGGTCCGTTCGTCGATATGCCGTCCATTCTGGTCGTGTTCGGGGGCACGGCCTTTGCCGTTTTGGCGACCACATCGATTGCGATTTATATTCGCAGTTTCAAAGCGATACTTCTTATGTTCAAGCCCTTCGCGCTGAACATAGAAGACCTTGTGCCGCGCATGGTGGAACTGGCCACGATGGCGCGCAAGGATGGCATGATGGCGCTGGAAGGGCAGCAGGTGCCCGACAAGTTTTTCGAGCGCGGCCTGCAAATGCTGATTGACGGAGCGGACGAAGGCAAACTTGTCAAACAGCTGAAACAAGACCTGAAATCCATGAAAGCCCGGCATGGTGCCACCCAGCGCGCGGTCAAGGCATGGGTCGATATTGGCCCGGCTTTTGGCATGATCGGCACGCTGATCGGTCTGGTTCTTATGCTCAAGAACATGTCCGACGTGTCGTCTATCGGGCCGGCGATGGCGATTGCACTTCTGACCACCCTGTACGGTGCGCTGTTGGCCAACGTGTTGTTTGGCCCGGTCTTGACCAAGATGGAATCGCGCACAGAGATGGAAGTCGAATATCGCCAACTGGTCATCGAAGGCTTGCGCGGCATTGCGCGCGGGGAAAGCCCGCGCCTTGTCGAGGACCAACTTGCCGCCGCCCTTGACCCGGCTGGTCAAGAAAAGCTGCGCGCCGCCGCCTAA
- a CDS encoding flagellin yields MTSINTNIGALSAQANMTRVNDELNTAMTRLSTGLRINAAKDDAAGMAIGEKMTAQVMGLNQAVRNATDGKNLIDTTESAHVEVSNMMQRLRELAVQSANDTNTSSDRGNIVAESRQLIAEINRVSETTTFNGMKVMDGSFEGKQFQIGADANQTVSVNVESTRATDIGAFTMRSDVNVVAANASTIAASTSIIVSGHAGSAEITQTAGMSAKDLAAAINGQTSETAVSANAQTVAKLSGLSAAGQLAFEINEVELGEVAISDASDLRSLRDAINAKTTETGVTARMGDTNAEIILTDTSGENIALSGFTSDDGAGTALSLDVDVLNADGTASTSAFTSTTTIDDTAADATVTGQVTLSSTKVFSVHTSDNTADEAFFADSNGAGNLEQLAEINLSTADGAAKAVNVIDMALAKVSQSRSDLGAISNRLDSTISNLTNISTSVESARSQVMDADFAAESTNLARGQILSQAATAMLAQANASKQNVMSLLRG; encoded by the coding sequence ATGACCAGCATCAACACCAATATCGGCGCGCTGTCCGCTCAGGCGAACATGACCCGCGTCAATGACGAATTGAACACCGCGATGACCCGCCTGTCGACCGGTCTGCGCATTAACGCCGCGAAAGACGACGCCGCAGGCATGGCGATCGGCGAGAAGATGACCGCACAGGTGATGGGCCTGAACCAAGCTGTGCGCAACGCGACCGACGGCAAGAACCTGATCGACACGACGGAATCGGCGCATGTCGAGGTATCGAACATGATGCAGCGCCTGCGCGAGCTGGCCGTGCAATCTGCCAACGACACCAACACCTCGTCGGACCGCGGGAACATCGTGGCAGAAAGCCGCCAGTTGATTGCCGAAATCAACCGCGTCTCGGAAACCACCACCTTCAACGGCATGAAGGTTATGGATGGCAGCTTTGAAGGCAAGCAATTCCAGATCGGTGCAGATGCGAACCAGACTGTAAGCGTGAATGTTGAAAGCACGCGCGCCACCGATATCGGCGCATTCACCATGCGCTCGGACGTGAACGTGGTGGCGGCCAACGCCTCTACCATCGCGGCAAGCACGTCGATCATCGTGTCCGGTCACGCCGGTTCGGCAGAGATTACGCAGACCGCTGGCATGTCGGCCAAAGATCTGGCGGCGGCAATCAATGGCCAAACCTCTGAAACCGCCGTGTCGGCCAATGCCCAGACCGTTGCCAAACTGTCGGGGCTAAGCGCGGCAGGCCAGCTAGCGTTCGAAATCAATGAAGTGGAATTGGGCGAAGTCGCGATCTCTGACGCGTCGGACCTGCGCAGCCTGCGCGATGCCATCAACGCGAAAACCACCGAAACCGGTGTGACCGCGCGGATGGGCGACACCAATGCGGAAATCATCCTGACTGACACGTCTGGCGAAAACATCGCATTGTCTGGCTTTACATCGGATGATGGCGCAGGCACCGCCCTGAGCCTTGATGTCGATGTGCTGAACGCGGATGGCACGGCGTCGACCTCTGCCTTTACATCGACCACCACCATCGATGACACCGCCGCAGATGCAACCGTCACCGGGCAGGTCACGCTGTCCTCGACCAAGGTGTTTTCTGTGCACACCTCTGACAACACCGCCGATGAAGCATTTTTTGCAGATTCCAACGGTGCCGGTAACCTAGAGCAGTTGGCAGAGATCAACCTGTCCACCGCCGATGGTGCCGCCAAGGCAGTCAATGTGATCGACATGGCGCTGGCCAAGGTCAGCCAGTCACGCTCTGACTTGGGTGCTATTTCCAATCGTCTGGACTCGACCATCTCGAACCTGACGAACATCTCGACCTCTGTCGAATCTGCTCGCTCGCAGGTTATGGATGCCGACTTCGCCGCAGAATCGACCAATCTTGCACGCGGTCAGATCCTGAGCCAGGCCGCAACGGCCATGCTGGCGCAGGCCAATGCATCCAAGCAGAACGTTATGAGTCTGCTGCGCGGCTGA
- the rpoN gene encoding RNA polymerase factor sigma-54, protein MHFSPVILTGQRQSLVVNQQLQQAITFLQMSNAELQAFIESHADENPFVSLKLRHTGDAPRLPSGSGGTAQDWDRISALPDPGAASLYAHMAQQIAALGMGTQDMALAEVFLESLAPSGWLEAPLDDIALRSGASMDKVETMLNRLQKLDPAGVFARDLAECLRLQAAEQGLLTPLFAKVLDNLQMVGNADLQGLCRICGVEMPHLRAALRDLRGLDPKPGARFEQAPMPIRAPDLLVSQLPQGGWRLELNNSTMPAVMVRDNESRSMRSGADYHAERLSVARWLSRAVQYRNQTVLKIGEEILRSQRAFFKAGPEHLRPMIMKDIADAVGIHESTVSRVSNAVTIATPYGVMPLKRFFSAALPAQEGNSGSAEAVRNRIRKLIQSETPTRPHSDEGLVQLLDKEGVSVARRTVAKYREQLGIATSAVRRRQAMLSSQL, encoded by the coding sequence ATGCATTTTAGTCCGGTGATTCTAACGGGGCAGCGCCAATCGCTTGTCGTCAACCAACAACTTCAGCAGGCGATTACATTCCTGCAAATGAGCAATGCCGAATTGCAGGCCTTCATCGAAAGCCATGCCGATGAGAACCCGTTTGTCAGCCTGAAACTGCGCCATACCGGCGACGCGCCGCGCCTGCCCAGCGGGTCTGGTGGCACAGCGCAAGACTGGGACCGCATCAGCGCGCTGCCCGATCCGGGCGCGGCTTCGCTTTATGCGCATATGGCCCAGCAGATCGCGGCGCTGGGCATGGGCACGCAAGACATGGCGCTGGCCGAAGTATTCCTTGAATCGCTTGCCCCAAGCGGCTGGCTGGAAGCACCTTTGGACGACATCGCCCTGCGTTCGGGCGCCAGCATGGACAAGGTTGAAACCATGCTGAACCGTCTGCAAAAATTGGACCCGGCAGGCGTGTTCGCCCGCGATCTGGCCGAATGCCTGCGCCTGCAAGCTGCCGAGCAGGGTTTGTTGACGCCGCTTTTCGCCAAGGTTCTGGACAATCTGCAAATGGTGGGCAACGCAGACCTGCAAGGCTTGTGCCGGATATGCGGGGTCGAGATGCCCCATCTACGCGCGGCGCTGCGCGACTTGCGCGGGCTGGACCCGAAACCGGGCGCGCGCTTCGAACAGGCCCCCATGCCCATCCGCGCCCCAGACCTGCTGGTCAGCCAATTGCCGCAAGGCGGTTGGCGACTGGAACTGAACAATTCGACCATGCCCGCCGTCATGGTGCGCGATAACGAAAGCCGCAGCATGCGCAGCGGGGCCGACTACCATGCCGAGCGCCTTTCGGTGGCGCGCTGGCTGTCGCGCGCGGTTCAGTATCGCAACCAAACCGTGCTAAAGATTGGCGAGGAAATCTTGCGCAGCCAGCGTGCGTTTTTCAAGGCCGGGCCAGAGCATCTGCGCCCCATGATCATGAAAGACATTGCCGATGCGGTGGGCATTCATGAAAGCACTGTCAGCCGCGTCAGCAACGCGGTGACAATTGCCACGCCCTACGGTGTCATGCCGCTGAAACGGTTCTTTTCCGCCGCCTTGCCCGCGCAGGAAGGCAATTCCGGGTCGGCCGAGGCTGTGCGCAATCGCATCCGCAAGCTGATCCAGTCAGAAACGCCGACGCGGCCCCATAGTGACGAAGGCTTGGTGCAATTGCTGGATAAAGAAGGCGTGTCTGTCGCGCGCCGCACGGTTGCCAAGTATCGCGAACAACTTGGGATCGCGACCTCAGCAGTGCGGCGCCGTCAGGCGATGCTGTCATCCCAACTCTGA